A window of the Barnesiella propionica genome harbors these coding sequences:
- a CDS encoding lytic transglycosylase domain-containing protein, translating into MKIKAIYIVSGCILFIGSILFTSFRSAPGVVQPYRETPSFSVPEFPSHISFAGEDVDLERFDMYERYDRELTSLCYGHTNTLLILKRANRYFPIIEPILKKQGIPEDFLYLVAVESLLNIRALSPVKAAGLWQLMSKTGQQYGLEVNDYVDERYNIEMATIAACKYLKDAYNKYGSWLTVAASYNAGMGRISSELSKQMVDHTFDLWLNEETSRYVFRILGIKEILSRPAEYGFTLRKKQLYQPIRTRKLEIDTAITDLAQFAKEQGITYSQLKEFNLWLRGRELPNKTGKKYIIQIPIEQDMYYNGRREYVVYRKNWITEQ; encoded by the coding sequence ATGAAAATAAAAGCAATATATATAGTCTCAGGTTGTATCTTATTCATTGGAAGTATTTTATTTACTTCTTTCCGTTCTGCTCCCGGAGTAGTTCAGCCCTATCGGGAAACTCCCTCTTTTTCAGTCCCGGAATTCCCTTCACATATTTCTTTTGCCGGTGAAGATGTGGATCTTGAACGTTTTGATATGTATGAACGCTATGACAGAGAACTTACCTCTTTGTGTTACGGACATACGAATACGTTATTAATATTAAAACGAGCCAATCGTTATTTTCCCATCATAGAGCCTATCTTGAAAAAACAAGGAATACCTGAAGATTTTTTATACTTGGTAGCAGTAGAGAGTTTGTTAAATATACGAGCTCTTTCCCCTGTAAAAGCGGCAGGATTATGGCAGCTCATGAGCAAAACCGGACAACAATATGGTCTTGAGGTGAATGATTATGTAGACGAACGCTATAATATAGAAATGGCCACTATTGCCGCATGTAAATATCTGAAAGATGCATATAACAAGTACGGAAGCTGGCTTACGGTCGCCGCCTCTTATAATGCAGGCATGGGCCGCATTTCTTCGGAATTGTCAAAACAAATGGTAGATCATACTTTCGATTTGTGGCTCAATGAAGAAACTTCCCGTTATGTATTTCGTATTTTAGGTATAAAAGAAATATTGTCCCGGCCAGCTGAATATGGCTTCACTTTAAGAAAAAAGCAATTATATCAACCGATTCGTACCCGAAAATTAGAGATAGATACAGCTATCACCGATCTGGCTCAGTTTGCAAAAGAGCAAGGTATTACATATTCTCAGCTAAAAGAGTTTAATTTATGGTTAAGAGGAAGAGAGCTTCCAAATAAAACCGGCAAAAAATATATTATTCAGATTCCGATCGAACAAGACATGTATTATAATGGCAGACGTGAGTACGTTGTTTATCGAAAAAATTGGATTACTGAACAATAA
- the uvrA gene encoding excinuclease ABC subunit UvrA: protein MNKEDIISVYGARVHNLKNIDVTIPRNSVTVITGLSGSGKSSLAFDTIFAEGQRRYIETFSAYARNMLGNLERPDVDKITGLSPVISIEQKTTNKNPRSTVGTTTEIFDFLRLLFARAGEAYSYLSGEKMIKYTEEQILSLIIERYNGKKTYILAPLVRNRKGHYKELFEQIRKKGYLTVRVDGELKEITHGMKLDRYKNHSVELVVDKLIISEKDERRLKDSVKTAMKQGDGLIMILDADSNELRHYSRQLMDPKTGLSYSEPAPHNFSFNSPQGACPGCKGLGYVNVIDRVKIIPDSDLSIHAGGIVPLGKYKNTLIFWQIQAILEKYGVTIKTPIKEVPEEALEDILNGTDERLNIKNDSLGTSNYFLTFDGLVKYIEIQQQSDASSQAQKWAGQFVKTITCPQCRGARLNKEALHYRIDEKNIAQLAEMDISELYEWVNQVEKRLNKQQSQIAVEILKEIRGRLHFLVDVGLEYLNLNRASATLSGGESQRIRLATQIGSQLVNVLYILDEPSIGLHQRDNTRLIDSLKQLRDTGNSIIVVEHDKEMMLKSDYVIDMGPRAGRLGGNVVFSGTPEEMLKTNTLTAAYLNGRAKIEIPAVRRSGNGKRILLKGAKGNNLKNVTAEFPLGKFICVTGVSGSGKSSLINGTLQPIISRQFYRSLKEPLPYDDIEGLENIDKIVTVDQSPLGRTPRSNPATYTGVFSDIRNVFVELPEAKIRGYKPGRFSFNVAGGRCEVCGGNGYKTIEMNFLPDVLVPCEECHGKRYNRETLEVRFKGKSIADVLDMTINQAVEFFESIPAIISKIKVLQDVGLGYIKLGQPSTTLSGGESQRVKLATELAKKDTGKTLYILDEPTTGLHFEDIRVLLNVLNKLVDKGNTVLVIEHNMDVIKSADYIIDMGPEGGRHGGNLLATGTPEEICKSDTFTTKYLKEELNL from the coding sequence ATGAATAAAGAAGATATAATCTCTGTTTATGGCGCACGTGTGCACAACTTAAAAAATATTGATGTAACAATTCCACGGAATAGTGTAACAGTTATTACCGGATTAAGTGGAAGCGGGAAATCTTCGTTGGCTTTTGATACGATTTTTGCGGAAGGACAACGCCGTTATATCGAGACTTTTTCCGCCTATGCCCGTAACATGTTGGGTAACCTTGAGAGGCCCGATGTGGACAAAATTACGGGATTAAGCCCAGTGATATCTATTGAACAAAAAACCACGAATAAAAATCCGCGTTCTACAGTAGGAACCACTACCGAGATTTTTGATTTTTTACGTTTGTTATTTGCCCGGGCGGGAGAAGCTTATTCCTATCTTTCCGGCGAGAAGATGATTAAATACACCGAAGAACAGATTCTGTCACTTATTATTGAAAGATACAACGGCAAAAAGACATATATCCTGGCACCCCTGGTAAGAAATCGAAAAGGACATTATAAAGAGCTATTTGAACAGATACGTAAAAAAGGCTATTTAACAGTCCGTGTCGACGGAGAGCTAAAGGAGATTACCCATGGTATGAAACTGGACCGTTATAAAAACCATAGCGTAGAACTTGTTGTTGATAAACTTATCATTTCCGAGAAAGACGAACGCCGGTTGAAGGATAGTGTAAAAACGGCTATGAAACAAGGAGACGGGCTCATTATGATATTGGATGCCGACAGTAACGAGTTGAGACATTATAGCCGTCAGTTGATGGACCCGAAAACGGGGCTCTCGTATAGCGAACCGGCTCCTCATAATTTTTCTTTTAATTCACCCCAAGGAGCTTGTCCGGGGTGTAAAGGACTGGGATATGTAAACGTAATCGATAGGGTGAAAATCATTCCCGATTCTGATTTATCCATACATGCAGGGGGAATAGTTCCATTAGGAAAATATAAAAATACACTTATTTTCTGGCAGATTCAGGCAATTCTGGAAAAATACGGCGTCACGATTAAAACTCCTATAAAAGAAGTTCCCGAAGAGGCGTTAGAGGATATATTGAACGGTACGGACGAACGGCTGAATATTAAAAATGATTCTTTAGGTACTTCCAATTATTTCCTCACTTTCGACGGTTTAGTAAAATACATTGAAATTCAGCAACAAAGCGATGCATCTTCTCAGGCGCAGAAGTGGGCCGGACAATTCGTCAAAACAATAACTTGTCCTCAATGCAGAGGTGCCAGACTGAATAAAGAAGCTTTGCATTACCGCATTGATGAAAAGAATATAGCGCAATTAGCCGAAATGGATATTTCAGAACTATATGAATGGGTTAACCAGGTCGAGAAACGGCTAAACAAACAACAATCGCAAATAGCTGTTGAAATCTTGAAAGAGATTAGAGGACGTCTGCATTTTCTGGTAGATGTAGGCTTGGAATATTTAAATCTGAACAGGGCTTCGGCCACTTTGTCAGGAGGAGAAAGCCAAAGAATACGTCTGGCTACTCAAATAGGGTCCCAATTAGTCAATGTTCTATATATACTCGATGAGCCCAGTATAGGATTACACCAGCGGGATAATACGCGCCTCATAGATTCCCTGAAACAATTGAGAGATACAGGAAATTCCATTATAGTGGTTGAACATGATAAGGAAATGATGCTAAAATCCGATTATGTCATCGATATGGGACCTCGTGCCGGCCGCTTAGGGGGCAATGTCGTCTTTTCCGGAACACCAGAAGAAATGTTGAAAACCAATACACTTACCGCCGCTTATTTGAATGGCCGGGCCAAAATTGAAATTCCGGCTGTAAGACGCTCTGGAAACGGTAAGAGAATTTTATTGAAAGGAGCAAAAGGAAATAATCTTAAGAATGTAACAGCTGAATTTCCGTTAGGTAAATTCATATGTGTGACAGGAGTTTCCGGCAGTGGAAAATCAAGCCTTATTAATGGAACCTTACAACCCATTATCAGCCGGCAATTTTATCGTTCTCTGAAAGAACCATTACCTTATGACGATATTGAAGGGCTGGAAAATATTGATAAGATCGTAACGGTTGACCAGTCGCCTTTGGGACGTACTCCTCGTTCGAACCCGGCTACATATACAGGTGTATTTTCTGATATAAGAAATGTGTTCGTAGAATTGCCTGAAGCGAAGATTAGAGGATATAAGCCGGGACGTTTTTCTTTTAATGTGGCAGGAGGCAGGTGTGAAGTGTGTGGCGGGAATGGGTATAAAACGATTGAAATGAATTTTTTACCCGATGTACTGGTCCCTTGTGAAGAATGCCATGGCAAAAGATATAACAGGGAGACTTTGGAAGTCCGTTTCAAAGGAAAGTCTATAGCAGATGTCCTTGATATGACTATTAACCAAGCTGTAGAGTTCTTCGAATCAATACCCGCTATAATCTCTAAAATTAAAGTATTGCAGGATGTAGGCTTGGGATATATAAAGTTAGGACAACCCTCCACAACTTTATCGGGGGGAGAAAGTCAACGGGTAAAATTAGCAACCGAACTGGCAAAAAAAGATACAGGAAAAACATTATATATATTAGATGAACCTACGACTGGTTTACATTTTGAAGATATACGCGTTTTATTGAATGTTCTTAACAAATTGGTGGATAAAGGAAACACAGTACTTGTGATCGAACATAATATGGACGTCATCAAATCTGCCGACTATATTATTGATATGGGACCGGAAGGAGGACGTCATGGAGGAAATCTATTGGCTACAGGAACTCCTGAAGAAATCTGTAAATCGGATACTTTTACTACTAAATATTTAAAAGAAGAACTTAATTTATAA
- a CDS encoding helix-turn-helix domain-containing protein, with product MINRLKEFMTVEGITSTQLADNIGVKRPNFSQILTGRSKKISTEIVAKLHKVYPELSMNWLISGEGEMYIQRQQKNEKGIISLFDEISINRPDVHKEHQYGEEMVDKSAIEPNKNTENENTIPNLAVVSKEKEISKKVVKIMVFYSDNTFETFSPDIISR from the coding sequence ATGATAAACAGACTAAAAGAATTTATGACTGTAGAAGGTATAACTTCTACTCAATTAGCGGATAACATAGGCGTTAAAAGGCCAAATTTCTCTCAAATACTTACTGGACGCAGCAAAAAAATAAGTACCGAGATAGTTGCCAAATTGCATAAAGTATACCCGGAACTTTCTATGAACTGGCTTATTTCTGGAGAAGGAGAAATGTATATTCAACGACAACAAAAAAATGAAAAAGGAATAATATCTTTATTTGATGAGATTTCAATAAATCGGCCGGATGTACACAAAGAGCATCAATATGGCGAAGAAATGGTAGATAAGAGCGCGATTGAACCTAACAAAAATACTGAAAATGAAAACACTATACCTAATTTAGCCGTGGTTTCAAAAGAAAAAGAAATAAGTAAGAAAGTTGTGAAAATTATGGTTTTTTATTCCGACAATACTTTTGAAACATTTTCACCGGATATTATCTCCCGCTAA
- a CDS encoding dihydroorotate dehydrogenase electron transfer subunit, with protein sequence MKKYILDFRLTENVSLHSNYSLMKFIPVKGILPNMLPGQFAEVRIDCSASTFLRRPISINYIDTEKKELWLLVRNAGKGTHNLISSKPGNIINMILPLGNSFSLPEKKEKILLIGGGVGVAPMLFWGNYLKEHGYTPNFLIGARTEKDLLELDLFKKTGATYITTEDGSKGEKGFVTHHSILSKTKFDRIYCCGPQPMMISIAKYSKSNGIECEVSLENMMACGVGACLCCVEDTTDGHLCVCKEGPIFNIKKLKWEI encoded by the coding sequence ATGAAAAAATATATCCTAGATTTTAGGCTGACCGAGAATGTATCTCTACATTCCAATTACTCATTAATGAAATTTATTCCCGTTAAAGGAATATTACCAAATATGTTGCCGGGACAATTTGCGGAAGTCAGAATAGATTGTTCCGCTTCGACTTTTTTACGCAGGCCTATTTCCATTAATTATATTGATACAGAAAAAAAGGAATTATGGCTGCTTGTGCGCAATGCAGGAAAAGGAACACATAATCTTATATCGTCTAAACCCGGGAATATAATTAATATGATTCTTCCTTTAGGAAACAGCTTTTCATTGCCTGAAAAAAAAGAAAAAATATTACTTATTGGCGGAGGTGTAGGGGTTGCTCCTATGCTTTTTTGGGGGAATTACTTAAAAGAACATGGTTATACTCCTAATTTTTTAATCGGTGCGCGTACAGAAAAGGATTTATTAGAACTCGATTTGTTTAAAAAGACGGGAGCCACATATATAACAACAGAAGATGGTTCTAAAGGGGAAAAAGGATTTGTAACCCACCACTCCATATTAAGCAAAACAAAATTTGACCGGATATATTGTTGTGGCCCACAGCCAATGATGATATCTATTGCCAAATATTCAAAATCGAATGGAATAGAATGTGAAGTTTCATTGGAAAATATGATGGCATGTGGTGTCGGAGCGTGCTTGTGTTGTGTTGAAGATACAACAGATGGTCATTTATGTGTGTGCAAAGAAGGTCCGATTTTTAATATCAAAAAGTTGAAATGGGAAATTTAA
- a CDS encoding dihydroorotate dehydrogenase has translation MGNLKVNIGNLALKNPVMTASGCFGYGEEFSDFVDLEKIGGIIVKGTTLRHREGNPYPRMAETPSGMLNAVGLQNKGVEYFATEIYPRICKIGTEILVNVSGSTIEDYVKATERIAALEEIHAIELNISCPNVKQGGMAFGVSCAGASEVVKAVRKAYPKTLIVKLSPNVTDITEIARAVEAEGADAVSLINTVLGMAVDAEKRRPRLSTVTGGLSGACVKPIALRMVWQTYHAVKIPVIGLGGIMNATDAIEFILAGATAIQIGTANFIDPQITMKVVDGINEYLKRHNIESIKDLTGSLQII, from the coding sequence ATGGGAAATTTAAAAGTAAATATAGGAAATCTGGCTCTGAAAAATCCTGTCATGACGGCCTCTGGCTGTTTTGGTTATGGCGAAGAATTTTCCGATTTTGTAGATCTCGAGAAAATAGGCGGGATCATAGTGAAAGGCACTACTTTACGCCATCGTGAAGGTAATCCTTACCCACGTATGGCTGAAACCCCGTCAGGAATGCTTAATGCTGTGGGATTACAAAATAAGGGAGTAGAATACTTTGCTACGGAAATATATCCGAGAATATGTAAAATAGGGACAGAAATTCTGGTGAATGTTTCGGGTTCTACAATAGAAGATTATGTAAAAGCTACAGAACGCATAGCAGCTTTGGAAGAGATACATGCCATTGAATTAAATATTTCTTGTCCCAATGTCAAACAGGGAGGAATGGCTTTCGGTGTTTCCTGTGCCGGGGCTTCGGAGGTTGTAAAAGCAGTACGAAAAGCGTATCCCAAAACCTTGATAGTTAAATTATCACCCAATGTGACCGATATAACCGAAATAGCCCGTGCCGTGGAAGCAGAAGGAGCTGATGCGGTATCGCTCATCAATACAGTATTGGGAATGGCTGTTGATGCAGAAAAAAGACGCCCCAGGTTGTCTACTGTAACGGGAGGTCTATCGGGCGCTTGTGTAAAACCTATTGCCTTACGTATGGTTTGGCAAACATATCATGCAGTAAAAATACCTGTTATAGGCCTTGGCGGAATCATGAATGCAACTGATGCTATTGAATTTATTTTAGCGGGTGCGACAGCCATTCAAATAGGAACTGCCAATTTTATAGATCCTCAGATCACCATGAAAGTTGTTGATGGTATAAATGAATATTTAAAGAGACATAATATAGAATCAATAAAAGATTTAACCGGTTCTTTACAGATTATATAA
- the htpG gene encoding molecular chaperone HtpG: MQKGTIGVTTDNIFPIIKKFLYSDHEIFLRELVSNAVDATQKLKTLSSFGEFKGELGQMNVTVSIDKENGTLTISDRGIGMTAEEIDKYINQIAFSGAEEFLNKYKNDANAIIGHFGLGFYSSFMVSKKVEIRTLSYKEGAQAVMWTCDGSPAYEMTEIDKKDRGTDIILYIDDENKEFLEKERISTLLKKYCRFLPVPVIFGKEQEWKDGKYVDTDKDLIINDMEPAWTKKPTELTDEDYKKFYADLYPGIDEPLFWIHLNVDYPFKLTGILYFPKIKNNIDINRYKIQLYSNQVFVTDSVEGIVPDFLMLLQGVIDSPDIPLNVSRSYLQSDSNVKKISTYITKKVADRLQEIFNTNRKEFEEKWDDIKLFIEYGMLSDEKFYEKAEKFALFKDTDNKYYTLEEYKKLIEGNQTDKDGTLIYIYATDRTAQYNYIEMAKAKGYDVLLMDGQLDTHFIGMLEQKLTKSRFVRVDSDVVENLVRKEDKSQPSLTPDQREMMTVVFKSQIPSLEKSDFLVMFEPAGTLAQPVMITQNEFMRRMKDMSAMQPGMSFYGEMPDSYNLIINTDHPLSKKVIEETEASCEKELKPIKEELLAVNEEIEKLRETQKDKKDEEIAIADKEALKSAEEKADGLKKQEEELLTKFANKIPLVSQLIDLALLSNNMLKGEALSKFIKRSVEML; encoded by the coding sequence ATGCAAAAAGGTACTATCGGGGTTACGACAGATAATATTTTCCCCATTATCAAGAAATTCTTGTATAGCGATCATGAAATATTCCTTCGTGAATTAGTATCCAATGCCGTTGATGCTACTCAAAAACTGAAAACATTATCTTCTTTCGGAGAATTTAAGGGAGAGTTAGGCCAGATGAATGTCACTGTGTCTATTGACAAAGAAAACGGTACTCTCACTATCTCGGACAGAGGTATAGGTATGACAGCAGAAGAGATTGATAAATATATCAATCAGATAGCCTTTTCCGGTGCCGAAGAATTTTTAAACAAATATAAAAACGACGCTAATGCTATTATAGGACATTTTGGTTTAGGATTCTATTCTTCATTTATGGTATCAAAAAAAGTAGAGATCCGTACACTGTCTTATAAAGAGGGTGCGCAAGCAGTTATGTGGACCTGTGACGGTTCTCCTGCATATGAAATGACGGAAATAGATAAAAAAGACCGGGGCACGGATATTATTTTATATATTGATGATGAAAACAAGGAATTTCTGGAAAAGGAACGGATAAGTACTCTTCTGAAAAAATATTGCCGTTTCCTGCCTGTTCCGGTTATATTCGGCAAAGAACAGGAATGGAAAGACGGAAAATATGTAGATACAGATAAAGATCTTATCATAAATGATATGGAGCCGGCATGGACGAAAAAACCAACGGAACTGACTGATGAAGATTATAAAAAGTTTTATGCTGATTTATATCCTGGTATCGACGAACCTTTATTCTGGATTCATTTGAATGTAGATTATCCGTTTAAGTTAACCGGAATTTTATATTTTCCCAAGATTAAAAACAACATCGACATCAATCGGTATAAAATACAATTATATTCTAATCAGGTATTTGTAACAGATTCGGTGGAGGGTATTGTCCCAGATTTTCTAATGCTTTTACAGGGTGTTATAGACTCTCCTGATATTCCTTTGAATGTTTCCAGGTCTTATTTGCAAAGTGACTCGAATGTTAAAAAAATATCGACATATATCACGAAGAAAGTAGCCGACCGTCTTCAGGAAATATTCAACACCAACCGCAAAGAATTTGAAGAAAAATGGGACGATATCAAACTGTTCATTGAATACGGTATGCTATCGGATGAAAAATTCTATGAGAAAGCCGAAAAGTTTGCCTTATTCAAAGATACGGATAATAAATATTATACTCTCGAAGAATATAAAAAACTGATTGAAGGGAATCAAACTGATAAAGACGGAACTCTTATTTATATTTATGCAACCGATCGTACAGCACAGTACAATTATATAGAAATGGCGAAAGCCAAAGGGTATGATGTATTGCTGATGGATGGACAGCTGGACACTCATTTCATTGGAATGCTGGAGCAGAAACTGACAAAGAGCCGGTTCGTACGTGTAGATAGTGATGTAGTGGAAAATCTTGTACGAAAAGAAGATAAATCACAACCTTCTTTAACTCCTGATCAACGGGAAATGATGACAGTGGTATTCAAGTCGCAAATACCGTCTTTAGAAAAGAGTGATTTTCTGGTTATGTTCGAGCCTGCCGGAACCTTGGCACAGCCCGTTATGATTACACAGAACGAGTTTATGAGACGTATGAAAGATATGTCGGCCATGCAGCCGGGAATGAGTTTTTATGGAGAAATGCCGGATAGTTATAACCTGATAATAAATACAGACCATCCGCTCTCTAAAAAAGTAATTGAAGAAACCGAAGCTTCTTGTGAAAAGGAGTTGAAGCCTATAAAAGAAGAACTATTGGCTGTAAATGAAGAAATCGAAAAACTGCGGGAGACTCAAAAAGATAAAAAAGATGAAGAAATTGCTATCGCTGATAAAGAAGCCTTGAAATCCGCAGAAGAAAAAGCCGATGGGCTGAAAAAACAGGAAGAAGAACTTCTGACTAAATTTGCAAATAAAATACCATTGGTCAGCCAATTGATAGACTTAGCTCTTTTATCCAACAATATGCTTAAAGGAGAAGCTCTCAGCAAATTTATCAAACGTTCGGTAGAAATGTTATAA
- a CDS encoding ATP-dependent Clp protease ATP-binding subunit: MERNFSQHVKNVLSFSREEAERLQNSYIGPEHLLLGIIRDGANKATNVLRGLGAKLNDIKSLIESGLKNSNDHLELGEELIISKSTDKVLKMSMLEARLMKSKETDTEHLLLAILKDANTDAAKTLLMNDITYENVNSFLKEDFFESEDGRPRMGAEFTDDDDEEMDDEQSYKQEQKSAAQATTAKTGNDTPVLDNFGTDMTKAAEENRLDPVVGREVEIERLAQVLSRRKKNNPVLIGEPGVGKSAIVEGLALRIIQRKVSRVLFDKRVVSLDMASIVAGTKYRGQFEERIKAILNELSKNPNIILFIDEIHTIVGAGGATGTLDAANMLKPALARGEIQCIGATTLDEYRKNIEKDGALERRFQKVMVDPTSPEETLQILYNIKERYEDHHNVIYTPEALEACVKLTDRYISDRNFPDKAIDALDEAGSRVHVSNIIVPKEIEELEAKIETTREDKIKAVKSQNFELAASFRDKEKEYQSALNAAKNRWEEQLQEHREIVDEEKVAEVVAMMTGVPVQRIAQAEGKKLLLMGNELKKNIIGQDEAVDKIVKAIQRNRVGLKNPDKPIGTFMFLGPTGVGKTHLAKKLAEFLFDSKDALIRVDMSEYMEKFTVSRLVGAPPGYVGYEEGGQLTEKVRRRPYSVVLLDEIEKAHPDVFNLLLQVMDEGRLTDSLGRRIDFKNTILIMTSNIGTRQLKDFGQGVGFSTNTTSEKDFSRGVIQKALNRAFSPEFLNRVDDIVMFDQLNKDAIFKIIDLELSGFYQRVETLGYKLTITDEAKSFIASKGYDIQFGARPLKRAIQKYLEDELAEMIIRAAVQEGDTILVDYEKENGKIVTSILPPVTE; encoded by the coding sequence ATGGAAAGAAATTTCTCTCAACATGTAAAAAATGTACTTAGTTTCAGCCGCGAAGAGGCAGAACGTTTGCAAAACTCTTATATAGGCCCCGAACATTTGCTTTTGGGTATTATAAGAGACGGAGCAAATAAGGCGACGAATGTTCTTCGCGGATTAGGAGCTAAACTTAACGACATAAAATCATTAATTGAATCGGGATTGAAGAACTCAAATGACCATTTGGAACTGGGAGAGGAACTTATCATTAGTAAAAGTACCGACAAAGTTCTCAAAATGAGTATGCTTGAGGCGCGTCTGATGAAAAGCAAAGAAACTGATACAGAACACTTGTTGCTGGCAATTTTGAAAGATGCCAATACGGATGCGGCAAAAACACTGCTTATGAACGATATTACATATGAAAATGTAAATTCGTTCTTAAAAGAAGATTTTTTTGAATCGGAAGATGGCCGTCCCCGCATGGGCGCTGAATTCACTGACGATGACGATGAAGAAATGGACGATGAGCAAAGCTATAAACAAGAGCAGAAATCGGCAGCGCAAGCTACAACGGCTAAGACTGGTAATGATACTCCGGTATTGGATAATTTCGGAACAGATATGACTAAAGCAGCCGAAGAAAATCGGTTAGATCCGGTTGTGGGCAGAGAGGTTGAAATCGAAAGACTTGCACAAGTACTTAGCCGGCGCAAAAAGAATAACCCGGTACTTATCGGAGAACCGGGAGTCGGAAAATCTGCAATAGTAGAAGGACTGGCCCTGAGAATCATTCAAAGGAAAGTATCCCGGGTACTTTTCGATAAAAGAGTCGTATCACTGGATATGGCTTCGATTGTTGCAGGAACAAAATACAGGGGACAGTTTGAAGAGCGTATTAAAGCTATACTTAACGAATTATCGAAAAACCCGAATATTATTCTATTCATCGATGAAATTCATACGATTGTCGGAGCCGGAGGAGCTACCGGTACCTTAGATGCAGCCAATATGCTAAAACCGGCATTGGCACGAGGAGAGATACAATGTATCGGTGCGACCACACTGGATGAATACAGGAAGAATATTGAAAAAGACGGAGCACTTGAAAGACGTTTCCAGAAAGTGATGGTAGATCCCACATCTCCTGAAGAAACTTTGCAGATATTGTATAATATAAAGGAAAGATACGAAGATCATCATAATGTTATATACACGCCCGAAGCATTGGAAGCTTGTGTAAAACTAACCGACCGCTATATAAGCGACCGAAATTTCCCGGACAAGGCAATTGATGCTCTTGATGAAGCGGGTTCACGCGTACATGTATCAAATATTATAGTACCGAAAGAAATAGAGGAACTGGAGGCTAAAATAGAAACTACCCGGGAAGACAAAATTAAAGCGGTGAAGTCTCAGAACTTTGAGTTGGCAGCCAGCTTCCGTGATAAAGAAAAAGAGTACCAGAGTGCGTTGAATGCCGCTAAAAATCGCTGGGAAGAACAATTACAGGAACATAGAGAGATTGTGGATGAAGAAAAAGTTGCGGAAGTTGTTGCGATGATGACAGGCGTCCCGGTACAAAGGATAGCTCAGGCGGAAGGGAAAAAGCTTCTTCTTATGGGCAATGAACTGAAAAAGAATATTATCGGTCAGGACGAAGCTGTCGATAAAATAGTAAAAGCTATTCAGCGTAATCGTGTAGGATTGAAGAATCCTGATAAACCGATAGGAACCTTTATGTTCTTAGGCCCAACGGGAGTGGGCAAAACCCATTTAGCTAAAAAATTGGCTGAATTTCTTTTTGATTCAAAAGATGCTTTAATTCGTGTGGATATGAGTGAATATATGGAAAAATTCACGGTATCTCGTCTGGTCGGAGCACCTCCGGGTTATGTTGGATATGAAGAAGGCGGACAACTTACGGAGAAAGTAAGACGTCGCCCATATTCTGTCGTATTATTGGATGAAATAGAAAAGGCACATCCGGATGTATTCAATTTATTGCTTCAGGTAATGGATGAAGGACGTTTGACCGATAGCTTAGGACGAAGGATCGATTTTAAAAATACAATTTTAATTATGACCTCTAATATCGGTACCCGCCAATTAAAGGATTTTGGTCAGGGAGTAGGATTCTCCACTAATACCACCAGCGAAAAAGATTTCTCACGGGGTGTTATACAGAAGGCACTAAATCGTGCTTTCTCTCCTGAATTTCTGAATCGTGTAGATGACATAGTCATGTTCGATCAATTGAATAAAGATGCGATATTTAAAATTATAGATCTCGAATTAAGCGGTTTTTATCAGAGGGTGGAAACTCTGGGGTATAAGCTTACGATTACCGATGAAGCTAAGTCGTTTATTGCATCTAAAGGTTATGATATACAATTCGGGGCGCGTCCTTTGAAAAGAGCTATCCAAAAATATCTGGAAGACGAACTAGCCGAAATGATTATCAGAGCTGCTGTACAGGAAGGTGATACCATTCTTGTGGATTATGAGAAGGAAAACGGTAAGATAGTGACGTCGATACTGCCTCCGGTTACCGAATAG